A single region of the Streptomyces virginiae genome encodes:
- a CDS encoding TAXI family TRAP transporter solute-binding subunit encodes MTSAEVTRRRLMGLGLGALAGVSAGCSGDSGPVRRLRLATGPEGGPYNAFGQALAQAVAASGRRIEIVPVSTAASVDNLRKLDDGSVELALAMADAAEDAVLGREPFPRPTAATALARVYVNYTHLLVPAAGPVRSVGDLAGRPVASGAAGSGVQVVAERVLRAAGLDGAPASEAAAADERQLGLAPSVSALREGSVDALFWSGGVPTPALADLARELPLRFLPLDAHVGALRERYGPVYSAVTLPAGVYGLTEPVGTIGVGNYLLARADVPPGAVRDLLQVVFDRWRDLLREVTAGARLEPRFAISTGEVPLHPGAVAHYRSVYG; translated from the coding sequence GTGACCAGCGCAGAAGTGACCAGACGGCGGCTGATGGGCCTGGGCCTCGGTGCCCTGGCGGGGGTGTCGGCCGGCTGCTCGGGGGATTCCGGACCGGTACGGCGGCTACGGCTCGCCACGGGACCCGAGGGCGGGCCGTACAACGCGTTCGGGCAGGCCCTCGCACAGGCCGTCGCGGCGAGCGGTCGCCGGATCGAGATCGTCCCGGTGAGCACCGCGGCCAGCGTGGACAACCTGCGCAAGCTGGACGACGGCTCCGTCGAGCTGGCCCTGGCCATGGCGGACGCCGCCGAGGACGCGGTGCTCGGGCGGGAGCCGTTCCCGAGGCCGACCGCCGCGACGGCCCTGGCCAGGGTGTACGTGAACTACACGCACCTGCTCGTCCCCGCGGCCGGGCCGGTGCGCTCGGTGGGGGATCTCGCCGGGCGCCCGGTCGCCTCAGGCGCTGCGGGCTCGGGGGTGCAGGTGGTGGCGGAACGGGTCCTGCGGGCGGCCGGGCTCGACGGCGCCCCCGCGTCGGAGGCCGCTGCGGCGGACGAGCGGCAACTGGGTCTCGCACCCTCGGTGAGCGCCCTGCGCGAGGGCTCGGTCGACGCGCTGTTCTGGTCCGGAGGAGTGCCCACCCCGGCGTTGGCGGACCTGGCCCGCGAGCTGCCGCTGCGGTTCCTGCCGCTCGACGCCCACGTCGGCGCGCTCCGGGAGCGCTACGGCCCCGTCTACTCGGCGGTCACCCTGCCGGCCGGGGTGTACGGGTTGACGGAGCCGGTGGGAACCATCGGGGTCGGCAACTACCTCCTGGCACGGGCCGACGTACCGCCGGGCGCCGTACGTGACCTGCTCCAGGTGGTGTTCGACCGGTGGCGCGACCTGCTGCGTGAGGTGACGGCAGGGGCCCGGCTGGAGCCGCGGTTCGCCATCTCCACCGGTGAGGTGCCCCTGCATCCGGGCGCGGTGGCCCACTACCGGTCGGTGTACGGCTAG
- a CDS encoding sensor histidine kinase produces the protein MRRRLLAVLMVLMGAAALLLCIPLADAYARGRTEHLLLQRRSEAVRFADLADRMRSAADRAELSAEIGRYAQLYGAGVVVVDSSGATVARAGTGPAAEAATDAATDDSPRVGTSDGADARRRALTGRSTDRLPTLRPWGPRTVVLAEPVGRDERVSGAVLMAVPTEAARRDVTVRWSLIAAGAFAAFAAAALVAAGITRWLMRPVLDLDRAVERLTAGSLHARAVSDTGPPELRHLRKHFNTMAEAMADSIGRQRDFVADASHQLRNPLATLVLQLENVEPHIAPGPGLAEHGRALDEAERLEELLDGLLALARVESGTAELTEEDVSRAVRERVAAWTPVFRAAGVDLVAADLAEGLRARTLPDAAGRVLDALLDNAVKFVPRGSRVEVRAGREADGSTAGPAGSVGSVVVRVTDDGPGVPEEHLPLLLRRFARSPEHQNVPGSGLGLAIADEIARISGGRLDVGGHEPHGLMVELRLPASG, from the coding sequence GTGAGGCGCCGGCTGCTGGCGGTGCTGATGGTGCTCATGGGGGCGGCGGCACTGCTGCTCTGCATCCCCCTGGCCGATGCCTACGCGCGCGGACGCACCGAGCACCTTCTCCTGCAACGGCGCTCCGAGGCCGTACGGTTCGCCGACCTCGCCGACCGGATGCGTAGCGCCGCAGACCGGGCGGAACTGTCGGCCGAGATCGGCCGCTACGCCCAGCTCTACGGAGCCGGGGTGGTCGTGGTCGACTCCTCCGGGGCGACCGTGGCGCGGGCCGGGACCGGTCCGGCGGCGGAAGCCGCCACGGACGCGGCCACCGACGATTCCCCGCGCGTCGGAACCTCCGACGGGGCGGACGCCCGTCGCCGCGCCCTCACCGGCCGCTCCACCGACCGGCTGCCCACCCTGCGCCCCTGGGGGCCGCGCACCGTCGTGCTGGCCGAGCCGGTGGGCCGGGACGAGCGGGTGAGCGGGGCGGTCCTGATGGCCGTGCCCACCGAGGCCGCCCGCCGGGACGTGACGGTCCGCTGGTCGCTCATCGCCGCCGGGGCGTTCGCCGCCTTCGCGGCGGCCGCCCTGGTGGCGGCCGGGATCACGCGCTGGCTGATGCGGCCTGTACTGGACCTGGACCGGGCCGTCGAGCGACTGACCGCCGGCAGCTTGCACGCCCGGGCCGTGTCCGACACCGGTCCGCCGGAACTGCGCCATCTGCGGAAGCACTTCAACACCATGGCGGAGGCGATGGCCGACTCCATCGGCCGGCAGCGTGACTTCGTCGCCGATGCCTCCCACCAGCTGCGCAATCCACTGGCCACGCTGGTGCTGCAGCTGGAGAACGTCGAGCCGCACATCGCGCCCGGACCCGGCCTGGCCGAGCACGGCCGCGCCCTGGACGAGGCGGAGCGACTGGAGGAGCTGCTCGACGGCCTGCTGGCACTGGCCCGGGTCGAGTCGGGGACGGCGGAACTGACCGAGGAGGACGTGTCGCGGGCGGTACGCGAGCGGGTGGCGGCCTGGACGCCGGTCTTCCGCGCCGCGGGGGTGGACCTGGTGGCCGCCGACCTCGCCGAAGGCCTGCGGGCTCGCACCCTGCCCGACGCGGCGGGCCGGGTCCTCGACGCGCTGCTCGACAACGCCGTCAAGTTCGTCCCGCGCGGCAGCCGCGTCGAGGTGCGCGCCGGGCGGGAGGCCGACGGGAGCACCGCCGGCCCGGCCGGTTCCGTCGGTTCCGTCGTCGTACGGGTCACGGACGACGGTCCGGGCGTACCGGAGGAGCATCTGCCGCTGCTGCTACGCCGCTTCGCGCGCTCCCCGGAACACCAGAACGTCCCCGGCAGCGGCCTGGGACTGGCCATCGCCGACGAGATCGCCCGGATCAGCGGCGGCCGGCTCGACGTCGGCGGCCACGAGCCGCACGGCCTGATGGTGGAGCTCCGGCTCCCGGCCTCGGGCTAG
- a CDS encoding response regulator transcription factor, whose amino-acid sequence MHALLVEDDDRMAQALGTALAQRGHTVRRVGRALDALRHVREAEFVLLDLGLPDLDGLELLRRLRTVCDAPLIVVTARCEERDIVQGLRAGADDYVVKPFRMAELMARIDSVRRRTDPYPGRTADPEPAAAGSRPVRTGDVEVDLAGRTVTVAGSEVRLTRREFDVLAFLAARPDEVHARAVILDRIWGDVFLAASRSLDVHVAGIRAKTGRSGLVRTVRGFGYQLGFPAPADTPVPEAGGVPDAGDVLDARGDER is encoded by the coding sequence ATGCACGCGCTGCTCGTCGAGGACGACGACCGCATGGCCCAAGCCCTCGGCACGGCCCTCGCGCAGCGCGGGCACACCGTCCGCCGGGTCGGGCGCGCCCTGGACGCCTTGCGGCACGTCCGCGAGGCCGAGTTCGTGCTGCTCGACCTGGGCCTCCCCGACCTCGACGGGCTGGAGCTGCTGCGGCGGCTGCGGACCGTCTGCGACGCGCCGCTGATCGTGGTGACGGCGCGCTGCGAGGAGCGCGACATCGTGCAGGGGCTACGGGCCGGGGCCGACGACTACGTGGTCAAGCCGTTCCGGATGGCCGAGCTGATGGCCCGGATCGACTCCGTACGGCGCCGGACCGATCCGTATCCCGGCCGTACGGCCGACCCGGAACCCGCCGCGGCCGGGTCCCGGCCCGTACGCACCGGCGATGTCGAGGTGGACCTCGCCGGTCGCACCGTCACCGTCGCGGGGTCCGAAGTACGGCTCACCCGCCGCGAGTTCGACGTCCTCGCCTTCCTCGCCGCCCGACCGGACGAGGTCCATGCGCGGGCGGTGATCCTGGACCGGATCTGGGGCGACGTCTTCCTCGCGGCCTCCCGCTCCCTGGACGTCCATGTGGCGGGCATCCGCGCCAAGACCGGCCGCTCGGGCCTGGTCCGTACCGTCCGGGGCTTCGGCTACCAGCTCGGCTTCCCGGCTCCGGCCGACACCCCCGTCCCGGAGGCGGGGGGCGTCCCGGACGCGGGGGACGTCCTGGACGCGCGGGGCGACGAGCGGTGA
- a CDS encoding MFS transporter, with product MPASPPGDERRKRRLALVGGSLGNLVEWYDWFVYASFAIYFADSFFPGENPTTQLMNTAGIFAVGFLMRPVGGWILGRAADRHGRKSALTLTVTMMSVAALLIAVAPTYGQAGYFGALVLLLARLLQGMSIGGEYAASATYLTEASARNRRGLGSSFQYVSMTCGQLLGLGILITLQHTLTTAQLESWGWRIPFLVGALFAVVVFWLRRRLQETDAFKEETAAAEGEDAHDDSTRGTLKALWHYRRQAGLVMALTLGGTVAYYTYTTYLTKYLVGSAGMEKTTATLVSFTALALFAVLQPFAGMLSDRIGRRPLLITFAVGCTVGTYPIMTALGSASSYWSALGLSLLALVIVTGYTSINAAVKAELFPTRVRALGVALPYAIANALFGGTAEYVALWFKNSGHETMFFWYVSGCALISLVTYVLMPDTHNAALSRAEAEADGEAARERPAAAPAEAAR from the coding sequence ATGCCCGCGTCGCCGCCCGGGGACGAGCGCAGGAAGCGCCGTCTGGCCCTGGTCGGCGGCTCCCTCGGCAATCTCGTCGAGTGGTACGACTGGTTCGTCTACGCCAGCTTCGCGATCTACTTCGCCGATTCCTTCTTCCCCGGTGAGAACCCGACCACCCAGCTGATGAACACGGCCGGGATCTTCGCCGTCGGCTTCCTGATGCGTCCCGTCGGCGGGTGGATCCTGGGCCGCGCCGCCGACCGGCACGGGCGCAAGAGCGCGCTCACCCTGACCGTCACCATGATGTCGGTGGCCGCCCTGCTGATCGCCGTCGCCCCGACCTACGGACAGGCCGGATACTTCGGCGCCCTGGTGCTCCTGCTCGCACGACTGCTCCAGGGGATGAGCATCGGCGGCGAGTACGCGGCCAGCGCCACCTACCTGACCGAGGCCTCGGCCCGCAACCGGCGCGGGCTGGGCTCGTCCTTCCAGTACGTGTCGATGACCTGCGGCCAGCTGCTCGGACTGGGCATCCTGATCACTCTTCAGCACACCCTGACGACCGCGCAGTTGGAGAGCTGGGGCTGGCGGATCCCGTTCCTCGTCGGGGCGTTGTTCGCGGTGGTCGTCTTCTGGCTGCGGCGCCGGCTGCAGGAGACCGACGCCTTCAAGGAGGAAACGGCGGCGGCGGAGGGCGAGGACGCCCACGACGACAGCACGCGCGGCACGCTGAAGGCCCTGTGGCACTACCGGCGGCAGGCGGGGCTGGTCATGGCGCTCACCCTCGGCGGCACCGTGGCCTACTACACCTACACCACCTACCTCACCAAATACCTGGTCGGCAGCGCGGGCATGGAGAAGACCACCGCCACACTCGTCAGCTTCACCGCATTGGCCCTCTTCGCCGTGCTGCAGCCCTTCGCCGGCATGCTGTCCGACCGGATCGGCCGCCGGCCGCTGCTGATCACCTTCGCGGTGGGCTGCACCGTCGGCACCTACCCGATCATGACCGCCCTCGGATCGGCGTCCTCGTACTGGTCCGCGCTCGGGCTGTCCCTGCTGGCCCTGGTCATCGTGACCGGCTACACGTCCATCAACGCGGCGGTGAAGGCCGAGCTCTTCCCGACCCGGGTGCGCGCCCTGGGCGTGGCGCTGCCGTACGCGATCGCCAACGCGCTCTTCGGCGGCACGGCGGAGTACGTGGCGCTGTGGTTCAAGAACAGTGGGCACGAGACCATGTTCTTCTGGTACGTCTCCGGATGCGCGCTGATCTCCCTCGTGACGTACGTGCTCATGCCGGACACCCACAACGCCGCCCTGAGCCGCGCCGAGGCCGAGGCCGACGGCGAGGCCGCGCGGGAACGGCCGGCCGCGGCTCCCGCCGAGGCGGCACGCTGA
- a CDS encoding phytase: MRVIPSRRTPVVAAAAMVALGAIAGPAHAHADHGGTTPPLPRVTASVETPSLFDDEAGGNANADDPAIWRNAANPDASLVIATAKEGGLRVYDLDGRQVQSLPAPAPPREGDKPGRFNNVDLITGLRFPDGRHDVAVVSDRGRDQLRVYRIDPKRPTAPLVDVTDETAAPLVFSTSQDEVDDQRTAYGLAAYTDRRSGRSYAVTSRRHATDLALAELLPNARGKVGYRTVRTTSLPASFTLPNGTTWTPCSEPGERPQVEGMVVDPDTGDLYAGQEDVGIWKLDADLRSPARLIEKVRSFGVPGTWNPRTEECDAGADPGFGGRHVSADVEGLTIWRDPKQPGRRGYLLASSQGDDTFAVFDREHGNAYVSGFRIGDGAKPGSPDGSQECDGAAVTTAPLGKRFPNGLLVVQDGHNTPATTGADGEARTDTDFKFVDLGLLKRATGL, encoded by the coding sequence ATGCGCGTGATCCCGAGCAGGCGTACCCCGGTCGTGGCCGCGGCGGCCATGGTGGCCCTGGGGGCGATCGCCGGACCGGCGCACGCCCACGCGGACCACGGCGGCACGACACCGCCGCTGCCGCGGGTGACCGCCTCCGTCGAGACGCCCTCCCTCTTCGACGACGAGGCCGGCGGCAACGCGAACGCCGACGACCCGGCGATCTGGCGCAATGCCGCGAACCCCGACGCCAGCCTGGTCATCGCCACCGCCAAGGAGGGCGGCCTGCGCGTCTACGACCTGGACGGACGCCAGGTGCAGTCCCTGCCCGCGCCCGCGCCGCCGAGGGAGGGCGACAAGCCCGGACGTTTCAACAACGTCGACCTGATCACCGGACTCCGCTTCCCGGACGGCCGGCACGACGTGGCCGTCGTCTCCGACCGTGGCCGCGACCAGCTGCGCGTCTACCGCATCGACCCGAAGCGGCCCACCGCCCCACTGGTCGACGTCACCGACGAGACGGCCGCCCCGCTGGTCTTCTCCACCTCTCAGGACGAGGTCGACGACCAGCGGACCGCCTACGGCCTGGCCGCCTACACCGACCGCCGCAGCGGCCGCTCGTACGCGGTCACCAGCCGGCGCCACGCCACCGACCTCGCGCTGGCCGAACTGCTGCCGAACGCCCGGGGCAAGGTCGGCTACCGCACCGTCCGCACCACCTCGCTGCCCGCCTCCTTCACCCTGCCGAACGGCACGACCTGGACGCCCTGCAGCGAACCGGGCGAGCGACCCCAGGTCGAGGGCATGGTCGTCGACCCCGACACCGGTGACCTGTACGCCGGGCAGGAGGACGTCGGCATCTGGAAGCTCGACGCCGACCTGCGGTCCCCCGCCCGCCTCATCGAGAAGGTGCGCTCGTTCGGCGTGCCCGGCACCTGGAACCCCCGGACGGAGGAGTGCGACGCGGGCGCCGACCCCGGCTTCGGCGGCCGGCACGTCTCCGCCGACGTCGAGGGCCTGACCATCTGGCGCGACCCGAAGCAGCCCGGCCGCCGCGGCTACCTGCTCGCCTCCAGCCAGGGTGACGACACCTTCGCCGTCTTCGACCGCGAGCACGGCAACGCCTACGTCAGCGGCTTCCGCATCGGCGACGGTGCGAAGCCCGGCTCGCCGGACGGTTCGCAGGAGTGCGACGGAGCCGCCGTCACGACCGCCCCGCTCGGCAAGAGGTTCCCGAACGGCCTGCTGGTCGTCCAGGACGGCCACAACACCCCGGCGACCACCGGAGCCGACGGCGAGGCTCGTACCGACACCGACTTCAAGTTCGTCGACCTCGGGCTCCTGAAGCGGGCCACCGGTCTCTGA
- a CDS encoding PaaX family transcriptional regulator, with protein MADSPLRPSSLINTVYGAFLRRLGGWISVADLITLMSELDVDGPAARSAISRLKKKGVLEPERRGATGYRLSPGAQPVFDEGDRRIFGSLEPAKLSDGWAMAVFSVPESERSYRYQLRTRLTWLGFGNIAPGVWLAPGRLLPDARDMLVRLGLSAYVHLFAAEYAAFSDLPGTVSSWWDFPAIEEQYAGFTEAYGPVAASLAEQPAIDGAEAFRHYVPMLTQWRRLPYLDPGLPAELLPADWNAVAARQIFQQLNEVLAPPGLRHVREVTGLAEA; from the coding sequence ATGGCGGACAGTCCCCTCAGGCCCAGCTCGTTGATCAACACGGTCTACGGGGCGTTCCTGCGACGCCTCGGCGGCTGGATCTCGGTCGCCGACCTGATCACCCTGATGTCCGAACTGGACGTGGACGGCCCGGCGGCGCGCTCGGCGATCTCCCGGCTCAAGAAGAAGGGCGTCCTCGAACCGGAACGCCGCGGCGCCACCGGCTACCGGCTCAGCCCGGGTGCGCAGCCCGTCTTCGACGAGGGCGACCGGCGCATCTTCGGCAGCCTGGAACCGGCGAAGCTGAGCGACGGCTGGGCCATGGCCGTCTTCTCCGTACCGGAGTCCGAGCGCTCCTACCGCTACCAGCTGCGCACCCGGCTGACCTGGCTGGGCTTCGGGAACATCGCCCCGGGCGTGTGGCTCGCGCCCGGCCGCCTCCTCCCGGACGCCCGCGACATGCTCGTCCGGCTCGGACTCAGCGCGTACGTGCACCTGTTCGCCGCCGAGTACGCGGCCTTCAGCGACCTGCCCGGAACGGTCAGCTCCTGGTGGGACTTCCCGGCGATCGAGGAGCAGTACGCGGGCTTCACCGAGGCCTACGGCCCCGTCGCCGCGAGCCTGGCCGAACAGCCCGCCATCGACGGCGCCGAGGCCTTCCGCCACTACGTCCCGATGCTCACCCAGTGGCGCCGCCTGCCCTACCTCGACCCCGGACTGCCTGCCGAGCTGCTTCCCGCGGACTGGAACGCGGTCGCCGCGCGGCAGATCTTCCAGCAGCTGAACGAGGTGCTCGCCCCGCCCGGCCTGCGCCACGTGCGGGAGGTCACGGGACTGGCCGAGGCCTGA
- a CDS encoding carboxylesterase/lipase family protein has protein sequence MTDDPSRRGILRNTGVLTGAALLAGIPGGPAGTAHAAPSAGGSSPAVELPSGRLRGAVEGGLTVFKGVPYAAPPVGPLRWRPAQPHPGWAGTRDATAFGPSAPQLYREGGDPVLGTHGAPPFSEDCLTLNVWTPGADDAGRPVLVWIHGGGFVSGSGSLPQYSGETFARDGDMVVVTLNYRLGPLGYLYFGEEGADGNFWFTDQLAALRWVRDNIAAFGGDPDRITLAGQSGGALSVAALAGARPTGRPLFRRAILQSPPLGLRIPDRAESLRRSATYLDILGVGNVAELRALPWPQLVAATVEMFRRTGRWGYWSTPFLPVLDGVTLTRDPADLLLSGPGADIDLLIGWTREEAAFAFALSEPYAAATEEQVLARARDTFGARAAEAYAAYAEARPGARPVDVLMDLIGDDLFRMPGIDLAEQRAARGRPVRAYQFDLPTPAYSGRLGAAHCLELPFVFHNFAAWGQAPFLAGLNPRIRDGLADAVHASWISFVRTGDPNHGAMPDWPRYERGSRTTMRLDSVTAAVDDLAGYWRRLRRPTANRAGS, from the coding sequence ATGACCGACGATCCATCACGGCGCGGAATCCTCAGGAACACCGGGGTGCTGACAGGCGCAGCGTTGCTCGCCGGCATCCCCGGTGGACCGGCCGGCACGGCGCACGCCGCGCCTTCCGCGGGCGGTTCCTCACCCGCCGTCGAGCTGCCCTCGGGCCGCTTGCGCGGGGCCGTCGAGGGCGGGCTCACCGTGTTCAAGGGCGTGCCCTACGCGGCGCCCCCGGTCGGCCCCCTGCGCTGGCGCCCCGCCCAGCCGCATCCCGGCTGGGCGGGAACGCGCGACGCGACCGCCTTCGGGCCGAGCGCCCCGCAGCTCTACCGGGAGGGCGGCGACCCGGTGCTGGGCACCCACGGCGCTCCCCCGTTCAGCGAGGACTGTCTCACGCTCAACGTATGGACGCCCGGGGCCGACGACGCCGGGCGGCCGGTGCTGGTCTGGATCCACGGCGGCGGTTTCGTCTCGGGCTCGGGCTCCTTGCCCCAGTACTCCGGCGAGACCTTCGCCCGGGACGGTGACATGGTCGTGGTGACCCTCAACTACCGCCTCGGGCCGTTGGGTTACCTCTACTTCGGCGAGGAGGGCGCCGACGGGAACTTCTGGTTCACCGACCAGCTCGCCGCGCTGCGCTGGGTACGGGACAACATCGCCGCGTTCGGCGGCGACCCGGACCGGATCACCCTCGCCGGACAGTCCGGCGGGGCGCTGTCGGTCGCGGCCCTCGCCGGGGCCCGCCCCACCGGCCGCCCGCTGTTCCGGCGCGCCATCCTGCAGAGCCCTCCGCTCGGCCTGCGGATCCCCGACCGCGCGGAGTCGCTGCGGCGCAGTGCCACCTACCTCGACATTCTGGGGGTGGGGAACGTGGCGGAACTACGGGCGCTCCCCTGGCCCCAGCTGGTCGCCGCCACCGTCGAGATGTTCCGGCGGACCGGACGCTGGGGGTACTGGTCCACCCCGTTCCTGCCGGTGCTCGACGGGGTGACGCTGACCCGCGACCCGGCCGATCTGTTGCTCAGCGGCCCCGGGGCGGACATCGACCTGCTGATCGGGTGGACCAGGGAGGAGGCCGCCTTCGCCTTCGCGCTGAGCGAGCCGTACGCCGCCGCCACCGAGGAGCAGGTGCTCGCCCGGGCGCGGGACACCTTCGGGGCCCGGGCGGCGGAGGCCTACGCGGCGTACGCGGAGGCCCGGCCGGGCGCCCGGCCCGTCGACGTACTCATGGACCTGATCGGCGACGATCTGTTCCGCATGCCCGGCATCGACCTGGCCGAGCAGCGGGCGGCCCGTGGTCGGCCGGTCCGGGCCTACCAGTTCGACCTCCCGACGCCCGCCTACAGCGGCCGGCTGGGGGCGGCGCACTGCCTGGAGCTGCCGTTCGTGTTCCACAACTTCGCCGCGTGGGGGCAGGCGCCCTTCCTGGCGGGGCTGAACCCCCGGATCCGTGACGGGCTCGCCGACGCCGTGCACGCGTCCTGGATCTCCTTCGTCCGCACCGGCGACCCCAACCACGGCGCGATGCCCGACTGGCCGCGCTACGAACGCGGTTCCCGGACCACGATGCGCCTGGACTCGGTCACCGCCGCCGTCGACGACCTCGCCGGGTACTGGCGGCGGCTGCGCCGTCCGACGGCGAACCGGGCCGGCTCCTAG
- a CDS encoding ABC transporter substrate-binding protein gives MAGRFRPLALITVTTGLLLATGCGGASLGTGDDNNRSGPVKIGLLVPRSGTYKALGDEMKQGFELYVREYGGRLGGREVQIVVADEGETADSGKAAAEKLVKQDRVLAVGGVVSSATVNGVKDLFESSKIPLVGSNASPTTLTGTKYIWRTSYVNDEPGKALGAHVAERAGGPVFLIAAGYQAGKDEIEGFKSTFLPAGGTIAGEEVYTPFPGTKNFQPYLSRIQNSGARAVFCFYAGGAAVDFVKQYRDFGLAGKIPLYAPGFLTEGGVLGGQGDAAEGIRTALNYSADLDNPANRRFAPAYRAAHGTDPTTYAMASWDAAQVLDKAIGAAGGTVTSETVNAALATVGDIDSPRGTWRFNSGGTPIQPWYLREVRQGANTVAGDLGRLGG, from the coding sequence ATGGCAGGTCGGTTTCGCCCCCTGGCTCTGATCACCGTCACCACCGGCCTCTTGCTGGCCACGGGATGCGGCGGCGCGAGCCTCGGCACGGGTGACGACAACAACCGGAGCGGGCCCGTGAAGATCGGGCTCCTCGTCCCACGGTCCGGGACCTACAAGGCACTCGGCGACGAGATGAAGCAGGGCTTCGAGCTCTACGTCCGAGAGTACGGCGGCAGGCTCGGCGGCCGCGAGGTGCAGATCGTGGTCGCGGACGAGGGCGAGACGGCGGACTCGGGGAAGGCGGCGGCGGAGAAGCTCGTCAAACAGGACCGGGTCCTGGCGGTCGGCGGAGTGGTCAGCTCGGCCACCGTCAACGGCGTCAAGGACCTGTTCGAGAGCAGCAAGATCCCGCTCGTCGGCTCGAACGCCTCGCCCACGACCCTGACCGGCACCAAGTACATCTGGCGCACCTCGTACGTCAACGACGAACCGGGCAAGGCGCTCGGCGCACACGTCGCCGAGCGGGCCGGGGGCCCCGTCTTCCTCATCGCCGCGGGCTACCAGGCGGGCAAGGACGAGATCGAAGGCTTCAAGTCCACCTTCCTGCCCGCCGGTGGCACGATCGCCGGGGAGGAGGTCTACACACCCTTCCCGGGCACCAAGAACTTCCAGCCCTACCTCTCCCGCATCCAGAACTCCGGTGCGAGGGCGGTCTTCTGCTTCTACGCCGGCGGCGCGGCCGTCGACTTCGTGAAGCAGTACCGCGACTTCGGACTGGCCGGAAAGATCCCGCTCTACGCACCCGGCTTCCTCACCGAGGGCGGCGTGCTGGGGGGCCAGGGGGACGCGGCCGAGGGCATCCGCACGGCCCTCAACTACAGCGCCGACCTGGACAACCCCGCCAACCGGCGGTTCGCACCCGCCTACCGGGCCGCCCACGGCACGGACCCGACCACCTACGCGATGGCCTCATGGGACGCGGCGCAGGTGCTCGACAAGGCGATCGGGGCGGCCGGCGGCACCGTCACCTCGGAGACGGTGAACGCCGCCCTCGCCACGGTCGGGGACATCGACAGCCCGCGCGGCACCTGGCGGTTCAACAGCGGCGGCACACCGATCCAGCCCTGGTACCTGCGAGAGGTGAGGCAGGGCGCCAACACCGTCGCCGGCGACCTCGGCAGACTGGGCGGCTGA
- a CDS encoding branched-chain amino acid ABC transporter permease codes for MAGWLDGHLVGVVDGIAFGLLLFTIAVGLSLVFGMMDVLNLAHGTLYLAGAYTAYALSDGTLPGLLLALAAGALVGALGGAVLTLLTQPLARRGHLDQAVLTLGITFIVADLFAAAFGGEVLPTDPPTPLRGTVDLLGHTYPTYRLVFIAVAACLAVLVHLLFERSSLGALVRATVADRDMVRAQGVDIRKVLYGVFALGAALATVGGVLGAPILGPGPGVDESVLVLSLVVVVVGGLGSVRGALAGALLVGQVQTLGVALLPQYAPFLLFGTMLLVLVVRPHGLVPSAVRT; via the coding sequence ATGGCCGGATGGCTGGACGGCCACCTCGTCGGCGTCGTCGACGGGATCGCCTTCGGACTGCTGCTGTTCACCATCGCCGTCGGCCTCTCCCTGGTCTTCGGCATGATGGACGTCCTCAACCTGGCGCACGGCACGCTCTACCTCGCCGGGGCCTACACCGCCTACGCGCTCTCCGACGGAACCCTCCCGGGCCTGCTCCTCGCCCTCGCGGCCGGCGCACTGGTGGGCGCCCTCGGGGGAGCGGTCCTGACCCTGCTCACCCAGCCGCTCGCCCGGCGCGGGCACCTGGACCAGGCCGTGCTCACCCTGGGCATCACCTTCATCGTGGCCGACCTCTTCGCGGCGGCCTTCGGCGGGGAGGTACTGCCCACCGACCCGCCGACCCCGCTGCGCGGGACGGTGGACCTGCTCGGCCACACCTATCCGACGTACCGGCTCGTGTTCATCGCCGTCGCGGCCTGCCTCGCGGTCCTCGTCCACCTCCTCTTCGAGCGCAGCTCGCTCGGAGCGCTCGTCCGGGCCACCGTCGCCGACCGGGACATGGTCCGCGCCCAAGGCGTCGACATCCGCAAGGTCCTCTACGGGGTCTTCGCGCTCGGCGCCGCCCTGGCCACGGTCGGCGGCGTCCTGGGCGCGCCGATCCTGGGCCCCGGGCCGGGCGTCGACGAGAGCGTCCTCGTCCTCTCGCTCGTCGTCGTGGTCGTCGGCGGCCTCGGATCCGTGCGCGGCGCCCTCGCCGGGGCCCTGCTCGTCGGCCAGGTCCAGACCCTCGGGGTGGCGCTGCTCCCGCAGTACGCGCCCTTCCTCCTCTTCGGCACCATGCTGCTCGTGCTCGTGGTCCGCCCGCACGGCCTGGTCCCCTCGGCGGTGCGCACATGA